The DNA sequence ATTTGGTAACCAGCATGAGATTTAGGTTCTAATTTCAGTTCGATCATtatatacaacttttttttcatataagagCGTTCATTTTGAGCATGAGAATATGTTAAATATTGTAGCCCTTATGCTTTTCAATATACATATGCGGcttacactattttttttatgaaagtatAAATGTTTTTCAcgaaaatcatatataaatgaATGAGACTATTATACGCTACAAAACGATTTACACTACTATAGGCTGTGGCTTTCATTATATGTGGTTTACATTAATTTAACCACACATTTCAGTTAcattattcaatttaaaattaattttacttaccTACCTCTTTCATCACTGATTCATTGTTAATACATGTAGGACTTCAGACATAAGTTCACATACTCTCAAACCCAATATTCTCAGTCATCGTGTGAATgtattatttatacaaattatttgtgCCTGATTTACGATAGACATGATTTTGGGGGCATCAAAATGGGAGACCAGAAACATAAATATGGAATGTACTAGACAAAGCACATGGGCATATCGCTCCCCAACTGTGTCTGTATCTGTATCTGATGTTCATATTCGTGTTATGCATTGGAGGTATAAAGGGACTATGCTACTCCTGTATGTCAGTTCACAAAATATATCCCATTGGGAATTTAATATTCAAGtgtcattaaatttaataatttatagtatTCTTCATAATTAGTCAgtcttaaaattaaacaaactttaatggatataaacttattaatatacactataaaaaattatcatttacaaaatatttgtttcaataaaaaattaagtaaaaaattaagaaatactaaaaaatatttattaaggaaAACTTTATATGTCATTtctatttcataataaatgcatgtgtaatttaattaaaaattaagtaaaaattaattaagggaataattaacattagagtaattaatatttaaaattttgaaaatgacatataaatagaaagaaagtctttcaaaaattcaacaattaaaaagtaatGAAGAGAGTGACAAGTGACAAAAAAATTAGTAGTGCCTATAGCGTGTATATGTACCCTTAATAACATTATTCATCAATTGAGAACTACCATagttaattgataattaattatcataacttATTATAGTTAATAATGAATTCGACTAAATTAACAAATTCTCTCTGGTGACATTTTTAATTGGATGGGGTCGATCTTAtttctttaatcaattttattggCATAGTAGACATTATATTATAAAGGGAAggtttaagattaaaaattaaggtGAGATTAGAAGCTCAAGTTTTTTCAACACAAGAGGATCTCTTCAACTAATTATAGCACTATTAAGCTAAATTTGTGTATTTCCTTTTAGTaatcaaaattttgttaaaagagTGTCTTGAAACATTGACTAATTACAAACatttactattttaattattcaaaaatattaaaaattatttgtactgttattaatataataaaagctacatttttattcaatataatgTTTTCTCTTAAGAAATATTATCCATAACAAATCCCTCCTAGTTATGGGACAGAAAAGTAATGGGAAGAACATGGGAGGTTTGTCGTCTACCCAGCCTGACTTCTAGTTATTCCTTTTTGCTCTTTTCAGCATTGTCATATGCAGACTCCACAATCTCTAAAAGAAGACCAATGCCTATGTAGTGTTTGTCGGTTTCCACTTCCAAAaccattaaaaaatttgtaatgtgCAGATGAAACTTACCATATTGTCCACTATGGcttgttattatatatagtaaCTCCCGCTTTCTGATCCTGCATGTACTCCAAAGGCCCAACTCAAAGTTATACTTGTTGCAACTTGTGTTCTAGTGCTCCTAGTGGTCACTCTTGTACAAGGTAGAACCACTGGTTTCTTTCAATTTCCCAAAACTCAGGGTGCCCAATTAGTCCAAAATTCGTGTCTTCATTTCTTTCATCTAGTTGTTGACAGTCACGAGCGAATTGGAATCTCAAGTTTTCAAAGTTTTAGCATCTTAACCtttttaattcttctttttAACTCCAATACTAGAAAATACTCAGAATGAGGCATTCTCATATTTTGACACTAGCATTGTCCTTATATTTTCTTGCTTTATTTCTTCCCACCCAAGCTAGGCACCATTACCACAAAAAACACAAGCACTCATATTATCATAATGCACCTGAAATTTCACCATCTCCTGCTCCTGCACCTTCTAATGCTCCTGATGATGCTTCTAGTCCTAGCCCCTCTGGTAACGAGAACTACCACAATGCATCCAGTAACTTATTCGATGTACGAACATTTGGGGCCATTGGAGATGGAATAACTGATGATACAGAGTCATTCAAGATGGCATGGGACACTGCTTGCGAAAGTGAATCACCGGTCAAAGTTATCCTTGTTCCCCAAGGTTTCTCCTTCGTTATTCAATCTACTATTTTCACAGGTCCTTGTAAAGGTGGCTTAGTACTAAAGGTAATGTACTTTGCAATTTGCAAAATTTTGGTTCTTCTTACGTCCAGTTCAATTTTTATGCACtcacattataaaatttatacggTTAACTTACAAGAAATTAGGTATGACtttaaagtaatatttataGAAACTGATAAACTTACCATATACGATTTCTAATTGAATGatggtgtaaaatatttttagatagTTAGtggttattttctttcttacatATGGTTAAGGGGAAAATTCACTAATTGACTTTGCTGGCACTCATGGTAAAGGTTGATGGCACTCTTATGCCACCTGATGGACCTGAATCTTGGCCAAAGAACAACAGCAAGCGTCAATGGCTTGTCTTTTATAGAATCAATGGGATGTCACTTGAAGGAAGTGGTTTAATAGATGGGAGAGGAGCAAAATGGTGGGACCTTCCTTGTAAGCCTCATAAGGTATACTATTGAtgatttgaaaaattttaagaacaaaaaacataatttcaattttgaggCTTCAAACAACAGCTGATAATAAATGCCACAGGGACCTAATGGAACAACATCTCCAGGACCTTGTGACAGCCCAGTTGTAAGTTTTCCAAACACAAGTGCATGTTGCattgtgatttgtgattgaAAATAATTGTTCATATTTAATGTAACTCTGCATGTTGCAGGCCATAAGGTTTTTCATGAGTTCCAACTTGACTGTACAAGGATTGAGGATCAAGAACAGCCCCCAATTCCATTTCAGATTTGATGGCTGCGAA is a window from the Glycine max cultivar Williams 82 chromosome 2, Glycine_max_v4.0, whole genome shotgun sequence genome containing:
- the LOC100792285 gene encoding polygalacturonase At1g48100, with amino-acid sequence MRHSHILTLALSLYFLALFLPTQARHHYHKKHKHSYYHNAPEISPSPAPAPSNAPDDASSPSPSGNENYHNASSNLFDVRTFGAIGDGITDDTESFKMAWDTACESESPVKVILVPQGFSFVIQSTIFTGPCKGGLVLKVDGTLMPPDGPESWPKNNSKRQWLVFYRINGMSLEGSGLIDGRGAKWWDLPCKPHKGPNGTTSPGPCDSPVAIRFFMSSNLTVQGLRIKNSPQFHFRFDGCESVHVESIYITAPALSPNTDGIHIENTNDVRIYNSVISNGDDCVSIGAGCHDVDIKNITCGPGHGISIGSLGNHNSRACVSNITVRDSVIKVADNGVRIKTWQGGSGSVSGVTFSNIHMESVRNPIIIDQFYCLSKDCSNKTSAVFVTDIVYTNIKGTYDIRHPPMRFACSDSVPCTNLTLSDIELLPAQGNIVLDPFCWSAYGNSETLTIPPVFCMLEGLPQSISGNDIDHC